In Promicromonospora sp. Populi, one genomic interval encodes:
- a CDS encoding DUF305 domain-containing protein, producing MTPQDSTTEETAPTSGKTPESGTVPSGYNLGRRLRIMGAVLAGGIAVVLALLLWLGVLVPARQEAAGYTEADSGYAAVAIEHNAQAVQLTALAPGRSTDDEVLALAVEVGEASAGRVRGLAAWLEARDIPVPAAGTEAIALADGGLTTEVPDDGSGPRSAASAHSHEGGNHGMLTDEQVNGIAALDGSEFDIALLAALVEHHYGGLQPADEEISGGTDPEAKALAQSEADAIRLEVEDVRDALAEAGGPGSTNDQTN from the coding sequence ATGACGCCCCAGGACTCGACGACCGAGGAGACCGCCCCGACGTCGGGCAAGACACCCGAGTCCGGGACCGTGCCGTCCGGGTACAACCTGGGGCGCCGGCTGCGAATCATGGGAGCGGTGCTCGCCGGCGGGATCGCCGTCGTGCTGGCGCTGCTGCTGTGGCTCGGTGTGCTGGTCCCGGCCAGGCAGGAGGCCGCGGGGTACACGGAGGCCGACTCCGGCTACGCCGCGGTGGCGATCGAGCACAACGCGCAGGCCGTGCAGCTCACGGCGCTCGCGCCGGGGCGGTCGACCGACGACGAGGTGCTCGCCCTCGCGGTCGAGGTGGGCGAGGCGTCGGCGGGCCGCGTCCGCGGGCTCGCCGCGTGGTTGGAGGCCCGCGACATCCCCGTCCCCGCCGCGGGCACGGAGGCGATAGCCCTGGCCGACGGCGGCCTTACCACCGAGGTGCCCGACGACGGCAGCGGGCCGCGTTCGGCCGCGTCCGCGCACTCGCACGAGGGCGGCAACCACGGCATGCTCACCGACGAGCAGGTGAACGGGATCGCCGCGCTTGACGGGTCGGAGTTCGACATCGCGCTGCTGGCCGCGCTCGTCGAGCACCACTACGGCGGGCTGCAGCCGGCCGACGAGGAGATCTCGGGCGGCACCGACCCGGAGGCGAAGGCGCTGGCGCAGTCCGAGGCCGACGCCATCCGGCTCGAGGTGGAGGACGTCCGCGACGCGCTGGCCGAGGCCGGCGGCCCGGGGTCCACGAACGACCAGACGAACTAG